From Camelus dromedarius isolate mCamDro1 chromosome 12, mCamDro1.pat, whole genome shotgun sequence, the proteins below share one genomic window:
- the SF3B2 gene encoding splicing factor 3B subunit 2 isoform X2, translated as MAAEHPEPPKGELQLPPPPPPGHYGAWAAQELQAKLAEIGAPIQGSREELVERLQTYTRQTGIVLNRPVLRGEDGDKAAPPPMSAQLSGIPMPPPPMGLPPLQPPPPPPPPPPGLGLGFPMAVGPRPPNLGPPPPLRVGEPVALSEEERLKLAQQQAALLMQQEERAKQQGDHSLKEHELLEQQKRAAVLLEQERQQEIAKMGTPVPRPPQDMGQIGVRTPLGPRVAAPVGPTPTVLPMGAPVPRPRGPPPPPGDENREMDDPSVGPKIPQALEKILQLKESRQEEMNSQQEEEEMETDTRSSLGQSASETEEDTVSVSKKEKNRKRRNRKKKKKPQRVRGASSESSGDREKESAHSRGSDSPAADVEIEYVTEEPEIYEPNFIFFKRIFEAFKLTDDVKKEKEKEPEKLDKLENSAVPKKKGFEEEHKDSDDNSSDEDQEKKPEAPKLSKKKLRRMNRFTVAELKQLVARPDVVEMHDVTAQDPKLLVHLKATRNSVPVPRHWCFKRKYLQGKRGIEKPPFELPDFIKRTGIQEMREALQEKEEQKTMKSKMREKVRPKMGKIDIDYQKLHDAFFKWQTKPKLTIHGDLYYEGKEFETRLKEKKPGDLSDELRISLGMPVGPNAHKVPPPWLIAMQRYGPPPSYPNLKIPGLNSPIPESCSFGYHAGGWGKPPVDETGKPLYGDVFGTNAAEFQTKTEEEEIDRTPWGELEPSDEESSEEEEEEESDEDKPDETGFITPADSGLITPGGFSSVPAGMETPELIELRKKKIEEAMDGSETPQLFTVLPEKRTATVAGAMMGSTHIYDMSTVMSRKGPAPELQGVEVALAPEELELDPMAMTQKYEEHVREQQAQVEKEDFSDMVAEHAAKQKQKKRKAQPQDSRGGSKKYKEFKF; from the exons ATGGCGGCCGAGCATCCCGAGCCTCCCAAAGGAGAGCTGCAGCTGCCACCGCCGCCACCTCCTGGACACTATGGTGCCTGGGCTGCCCAGGAGCTTCAGGCTAAATTGGCAGAGATCGGAGCTCCAATCCAAG GGAGTCGCGAGGAGCTGGTGGAGCGGCTGCAGACCTACACCCGCCAG ACTGGCATCGTCCTGAATCGGCCCGTTCTAAGAGGTGAAGATGGGGACAAAGCTGCTCCCCCTCCCATGTCAGCACAG CTCTCTGGGATTCCCATGCCACCACCACCCATGGGACTCCCCCCTCTGcaacctcctcctccacccccaccacccccaccaggcCTTGGCCTTGGCTTTCCTATGGCAGTTGGACCCCGCCCACCAAACCTGGGGCCCCCTCCTCCACTGCGGGTGGGCGAGCCTGTGGCGCTGTCAGAGGAAGAGAGGCTGAAGCTGGCGCAGCAGCAGGCAGCATTGCTGATGCAGCAAGAGGAGCGTGCCAAGCAG CAGGGAGATCATTCACTGAAGGAACACGAGCTTTTGGAGCAGCAGAAGCGG GCAGCTGTGTTACTGGAGCAGGAGCGGCAGCAGGAGATTGCCAAGATGGGCACCCCAGTCCCTCGGCCCCCACAAGACATGGGCCAAATTGGTGTTCGCACTCCTCTAGGTCCTCGAG tAGCTGCTCCAGTGGGTCCCACTCCCACTGTTTTGCCTATGGGGGCCCCTGTTCCTCGGCCTCGTGgtccccccccacctcctggagATGAGAACAGAGAG ATGGATGACCCCTCTGTGGGCCCCAAGATCCCCCAGGCTTTGGAAAAGATCCTGCAGCTAAAGGAGAGCCGCCAGGAAGAGATGAACTCTCAACAGG aggaagaagaaatggaaacagacaCTCGCTCATCCCTGGGCCAGTCAGCGTCGGAGACTGAGGAGGACACGGTGTCTGTGTCCAAGAAAGAG AAAAACCGGAAGCGTCGGAACcgcaagaagaagaaaaagccccAGCGGGTGCGGGGGGCCTCATCTGAGAGCTCGGGGGACCGAGAGAAAGAGTCAGCCCATTCCCGTGGCTCTGACTCCCCGGCGGCCGATGTTGAAATTGAGTACGTGACCGAAGAGCCTGAAATTTATGAGCCCAACTTCATCTTCTTCAAGAGGATTTTTGAGGCTTTCAAG CTCACTGATGAcgtgaagaaggagaaagagaaggagccaGAGAAACTTGACAAACTGGAGAACTCTGCAGTCCCCAAGAAGAAGGGCTTTGAGGAGGAGCACAAGGACAGTGACGATAATAGCAGTGATGAGGATCAG GAAAAGAAGCCAGAAGCCCCCAAGCTGTCCAAGAAGAAGCTGCGCCGAATGAACCGCTTCACTGTGGCTGAACTCAAGCAG CTTGTGGCTCGGCCTGACGTCGTGGAGATGCATGATGTGACTGCGCAGGACCCCAAGCTCTTGGTGCACCTCAAGGCCACTCGGAATTCTGTGCCTGTGCCGCGCCACTGGTGTTTTAAGCGCAAGTACCTGCAGGGCAAACGAGGCATTGAGAAGCCCCCCTTTGAGCTGCCAGACTTCATCAAACGCACAGGCATCCAGGAGATGCGGGAGGCCCTGCAGGAGAAG GAAGAACAGAAAACTATGAAGTCAAAAATGCGAGAGAAGGTTCGACCCAAGATGGGGAAGATTGACATTGATTATCAGAAACTGCATGACGCCTTCTTCAAGTGGCAGACCAAGCCAAAGCTGACCATCCACGGGGACCTGTACTACGAG GGGAAGGAGTTTGAGACACGACTGAAGGAGAAGAAGCCGGGAGATCTGTCTGATGAGTTGAGGATTTCCTTGGGGATGCCAGTAGGACCA AATGCCCACAAAGTCCCCCCGCCGTGGCTGATTGCCATGCAGCGATATGGACCACCTCCGTCGTACCCCAACCTGAAAATCCCGGGGCTCAACTCACCTATCCCCGAG AGCTGTTCCTTTGGGTACCATGCTGGTGGCTGGGGCAAACCGCCAGTAGATGAGACCGGGAAACCCCTCTATGGGGATGTGTTTGGAACCAATGCTGCTGAATTTCAG AccaagactgaggaagaagagattgATAGGACCCCTTGGGGGGAGCTAGAGCCATCTGATGAAGAGTCttcagaagaggaggaagaggaggaaagtgatGAAGACAAGCCAGACGAGACAGGATTCATTACCCCTGCAGACAG TGGCCTCATCACTCCCGGAGGCTTCTCTTCAGTGCCAGCTGGAATGGAGACCCCTGAACTCATTGAGCTGAGGAAGAAGAAGATTGAGGAGGCGATGGACGG AAGTGAGACGCCTCAGCTGTTCACTGTGTTGCCAGAGAAGAGAACGGCCACTGTTGCGGGGGCCATGATGGGATCAACCCACATCTACGACATGTCCACG GTTATGAGCCGGAAGGGCCCAGCCCCCGAGCTGCAAGGTGTGGAAGTGGCCCTGGCACCTGAAGAGTTGGAGCTGGATCCCATGGCCATGACCCAGAAGTATGAGGAGCACGTGCGGGAGCAACAGGCACAAGTGGAGAAAGAAGACTTCAGTGACATGGTGGCTGAACACGCTGCCAAGCAGAAG CAGAAGAAACGGAAAGCTCAGCCCCAGGACAGCCGTGGGGGCAGCAAGAAATATAAGGAGTTCAAATTTTAG
- the SF3B2 gene encoding splicing factor 3B subunit 2 isoform X3, translating to MAAEHPEPPKGELQLPPPPPPGHYGAWAAQELQAKLAEIGAPIQAGSREELVERLQTYTRQTGIVLNRPVLRGEDGDKAAPPPMSAQLSGIPMPPPPMGLPPLQPPPPPPPPPPGLGLGFPMAVGPRPPNLGPPPPLRVGEPVALSEEERLKLAQQQAALLMQQEERAKQGDHSLKEHELLEQQKRAAVLLEQERQQEIAKMGTPVPRPPQDMGQIGVRTPLGPRVAAPVGPTPTVLPMGAPVPRPRGPPPPPGDENREMDDPSVGPKIPQALEKILQLKESRQEEMNSQQEEEEMETDTRSSLGQSASETEEDTVSVSKKEKNRKRRNRKKKKKPQRVRGASSESSGDREKESAHSRGSDSPAADVEIEYVTEEPEIYEPNFIFFKRIFEAFKLTDDVKKEKEKEPEKLDKLENSAVPKKKGFEEEHKDSDDNSSDEDQEKKPEAPKLSKKKLRRMNRFTVAELKQLVARPDVVEMHDVTAQDPKLLVHLKATRNSVPVPRHWCFKRKYLQGKRGIEKPPFELPDFIKRTGIQEMREALQEKEEQKTMKSKMREKVRPKMGKIDIDYQKLHDAFFKWQTKPKLTIHGDLYYEGKEFETRLKEKKPGDLSDELRISLGMPVGPNAHKVPPPWLIAMQRYGPPPSYPNLKIPGLNSPIPESCSFGYHAGGWGKPPVDETGKPLYGDVFGTNAAEFQTKTEEEEIDRTPWGELEPSDEESSEEEEEEESDEDKPDETGFITPADSGLITPGGFSSVPAGMETPELIELRKKKIEEAMDGSETPQLFTVLPEKRTATVAGAMMGSTHIYDMSTVMSRKGPAPELQGVEVALAPEELELDPMAMTQKYEEHVREQQAQVEKEDFSDMVAEHAAKQKQKKRKAQPQDSRGGSKKYKEFKF from the exons ATGGCGGCCGAGCATCCCGAGCCTCCCAAAGGAGAGCTGCAGCTGCCACCGCCGCCACCTCCTGGACACTATGGTGCCTGGGCTGCCCAGGAGCTTCAGGCTAAATTGGCAGAGATCGGAGCTCCAATCCAAG CAGGGAGTCGCGAGGAGCTGGTGGAGCGGCTGCAGACCTACACCCGCCAG ACTGGCATCGTCCTGAATCGGCCCGTTCTAAGAGGTGAAGATGGGGACAAAGCTGCTCCCCCTCCCATGTCAGCACAG CTCTCTGGGATTCCCATGCCACCACCACCCATGGGACTCCCCCCTCTGcaacctcctcctccacccccaccacccccaccaggcCTTGGCCTTGGCTTTCCTATGGCAGTTGGACCCCGCCCACCAAACCTGGGGCCCCCTCCTCCACTGCGGGTGGGCGAGCCTGTGGCGCTGTCAGAGGAAGAGAGGCTGAAGCTGGCGCAGCAGCAGGCAGCATTGCTGATGCAGCAAGAGGAGCGTGCCAAGCAG GGAGATCATTCACTGAAGGAACACGAGCTTTTGGAGCAGCAGAAGCGG GCAGCTGTGTTACTGGAGCAGGAGCGGCAGCAGGAGATTGCCAAGATGGGCACCCCAGTCCCTCGGCCCCCACAAGACATGGGCCAAATTGGTGTTCGCACTCCTCTAGGTCCTCGAG tAGCTGCTCCAGTGGGTCCCACTCCCACTGTTTTGCCTATGGGGGCCCCTGTTCCTCGGCCTCGTGgtccccccccacctcctggagATGAGAACAGAGAG ATGGATGACCCCTCTGTGGGCCCCAAGATCCCCCAGGCTTTGGAAAAGATCCTGCAGCTAAAGGAGAGCCGCCAGGAAGAGATGAACTCTCAACAGG aggaagaagaaatggaaacagacaCTCGCTCATCCCTGGGCCAGTCAGCGTCGGAGACTGAGGAGGACACGGTGTCTGTGTCCAAGAAAGAG AAAAACCGGAAGCGTCGGAACcgcaagaagaagaaaaagccccAGCGGGTGCGGGGGGCCTCATCTGAGAGCTCGGGGGACCGAGAGAAAGAGTCAGCCCATTCCCGTGGCTCTGACTCCCCGGCGGCCGATGTTGAAATTGAGTACGTGACCGAAGAGCCTGAAATTTATGAGCCCAACTTCATCTTCTTCAAGAGGATTTTTGAGGCTTTCAAG CTCACTGATGAcgtgaagaaggagaaagagaaggagccaGAGAAACTTGACAAACTGGAGAACTCTGCAGTCCCCAAGAAGAAGGGCTTTGAGGAGGAGCACAAGGACAGTGACGATAATAGCAGTGATGAGGATCAG GAAAAGAAGCCAGAAGCCCCCAAGCTGTCCAAGAAGAAGCTGCGCCGAATGAACCGCTTCACTGTGGCTGAACTCAAGCAG CTTGTGGCTCGGCCTGACGTCGTGGAGATGCATGATGTGACTGCGCAGGACCCCAAGCTCTTGGTGCACCTCAAGGCCACTCGGAATTCTGTGCCTGTGCCGCGCCACTGGTGTTTTAAGCGCAAGTACCTGCAGGGCAAACGAGGCATTGAGAAGCCCCCCTTTGAGCTGCCAGACTTCATCAAACGCACAGGCATCCAGGAGATGCGGGAGGCCCTGCAGGAGAAG GAAGAACAGAAAACTATGAAGTCAAAAATGCGAGAGAAGGTTCGACCCAAGATGGGGAAGATTGACATTGATTATCAGAAACTGCATGACGCCTTCTTCAAGTGGCAGACCAAGCCAAAGCTGACCATCCACGGGGACCTGTACTACGAG GGGAAGGAGTTTGAGACACGACTGAAGGAGAAGAAGCCGGGAGATCTGTCTGATGAGTTGAGGATTTCCTTGGGGATGCCAGTAGGACCA AATGCCCACAAAGTCCCCCCGCCGTGGCTGATTGCCATGCAGCGATATGGACCACCTCCGTCGTACCCCAACCTGAAAATCCCGGGGCTCAACTCACCTATCCCCGAG AGCTGTTCCTTTGGGTACCATGCTGGTGGCTGGGGCAAACCGCCAGTAGATGAGACCGGGAAACCCCTCTATGGGGATGTGTTTGGAACCAATGCTGCTGAATTTCAG AccaagactgaggaagaagagattgATAGGACCCCTTGGGGGGAGCTAGAGCCATCTGATGAAGAGTCttcagaagaggaggaagaggaggaaagtgatGAAGACAAGCCAGACGAGACAGGATTCATTACCCCTGCAGACAG TGGCCTCATCACTCCCGGAGGCTTCTCTTCAGTGCCAGCTGGAATGGAGACCCCTGAACTCATTGAGCTGAGGAAGAAGAAGATTGAGGAGGCGATGGACGG AAGTGAGACGCCTCAGCTGTTCACTGTGTTGCCAGAGAAGAGAACGGCCACTGTTGCGGGGGCCATGATGGGATCAACCCACATCTACGACATGTCCACG GTTATGAGCCGGAAGGGCCCAGCCCCCGAGCTGCAAGGTGTGGAAGTGGCCCTGGCACCTGAAGAGTTGGAGCTGGATCCCATGGCCATGACCCAGAAGTATGAGGAGCACGTGCGGGAGCAACAGGCACAAGTGGAGAAAGAAGACTTCAGTGACATGGTGGCTGAACACGCTGCCAAGCAGAAG CAGAAGAAACGGAAAGCTCAGCCCCAGGACAGCCGTGGGGGCAGCAAGAAATATAAGGAGTTCAAATTTTAG
- the SF3B2 gene encoding splicing factor 3B subunit 2 isoform X4, whose product MAAEHPEPPKGELQLPPPPPPGHYGAWAAQELQAKLAEIGAPIQAGSREELVERLQTYTRQTGIVLNRPVLRGEDGDKAAPPPMSAQLSGIPMPPPPMGLPPLQPPPPPPPPPPGLGLGFPMAVGPRPPNLGPPPPLRVGEPVALSEEERLKLAQQQAALLMQQEERAKQQGDHSLKEHELLEQQKRAAVLLEQERQQEIAKMGTPVPRPPQDMGQIGVRTPLGPRAAPVGPTPTVLPMGAPVPRPRGPPPPPGDENREMDDPSVGPKIPQALEKILQLKESRQEEMNSQQEEEEMETDTRSSLGQSASETEEDTVSVSKKEKNRKRRNRKKKKKPQRVRGASSESSGDREKESAHSRGSDSPAADVEIEYVTEEPEIYEPNFIFFKRIFEAFKLTDDVKKEKEKEPEKLDKLENSAVPKKKGFEEEHKDSDDNSSDEDQEKKPEAPKLSKKKLRRMNRFTVAELKQLVARPDVVEMHDVTAQDPKLLVHLKATRNSVPVPRHWCFKRKYLQGKRGIEKPPFELPDFIKRTGIQEMREALQEKEEQKTMKSKMREKVRPKMGKIDIDYQKLHDAFFKWQTKPKLTIHGDLYYEGKEFETRLKEKKPGDLSDELRISLGMPVGPNAHKVPPPWLIAMQRYGPPPSYPNLKIPGLNSPIPESCSFGYHAGGWGKPPVDETGKPLYGDVFGTNAAEFQTKTEEEEIDRTPWGELEPSDEESSEEEEEEESDEDKPDETGFITPADSGLITPGGFSSVPAGMETPELIELRKKKIEEAMDGSETPQLFTVLPEKRTATVAGAMMGSTHIYDMSTVMSRKGPAPELQGVEVALAPEELELDPMAMTQKYEEHVREQQAQVEKEDFSDMVAEHAAKQKQKKRKAQPQDSRGGSKKYKEFKF is encoded by the exons ATGGCGGCCGAGCATCCCGAGCCTCCCAAAGGAGAGCTGCAGCTGCCACCGCCGCCACCTCCTGGACACTATGGTGCCTGGGCTGCCCAGGAGCTTCAGGCTAAATTGGCAGAGATCGGAGCTCCAATCCAAG CAGGGAGTCGCGAGGAGCTGGTGGAGCGGCTGCAGACCTACACCCGCCAG ACTGGCATCGTCCTGAATCGGCCCGTTCTAAGAGGTGAAGATGGGGACAAAGCTGCTCCCCCTCCCATGTCAGCACAG CTCTCTGGGATTCCCATGCCACCACCACCCATGGGACTCCCCCCTCTGcaacctcctcctccacccccaccacccccaccaggcCTTGGCCTTGGCTTTCCTATGGCAGTTGGACCCCGCCCACCAAACCTGGGGCCCCCTCCTCCACTGCGGGTGGGCGAGCCTGTGGCGCTGTCAGAGGAAGAGAGGCTGAAGCTGGCGCAGCAGCAGGCAGCATTGCTGATGCAGCAAGAGGAGCGTGCCAAGCAG CAGGGAGATCATTCACTGAAGGAACACGAGCTTTTGGAGCAGCAGAAGCGG GCAGCTGTGTTACTGGAGCAGGAGCGGCAGCAGGAGATTGCCAAGATGGGCACCCCAGTCCCTCGGCCCCCACAAGACATGGGCCAAATTGGTGTTCGCACTCCTCTAGGTCCTCGAG CTGCTCCAGTGGGTCCCACTCCCACTGTTTTGCCTATGGGGGCCCCTGTTCCTCGGCCTCGTGgtccccccccacctcctggagATGAGAACAGAGAG ATGGATGACCCCTCTGTGGGCCCCAAGATCCCCCAGGCTTTGGAAAAGATCCTGCAGCTAAAGGAGAGCCGCCAGGAAGAGATGAACTCTCAACAGG aggaagaagaaatggaaacagacaCTCGCTCATCCCTGGGCCAGTCAGCGTCGGAGACTGAGGAGGACACGGTGTCTGTGTCCAAGAAAGAG AAAAACCGGAAGCGTCGGAACcgcaagaagaagaaaaagccccAGCGGGTGCGGGGGGCCTCATCTGAGAGCTCGGGGGACCGAGAGAAAGAGTCAGCCCATTCCCGTGGCTCTGACTCCCCGGCGGCCGATGTTGAAATTGAGTACGTGACCGAAGAGCCTGAAATTTATGAGCCCAACTTCATCTTCTTCAAGAGGATTTTTGAGGCTTTCAAG CTCACTGATGAcgtgaagaaggagaaagagaaggagccaGAGAAACTTGACAAACTGGAGAACTCTGCAGTCCCCAAGAAGAAGGGCTTTGAGGAGGAGCACAAGGACAGTGACGATAATAGCAGTGATGAGGATCAG GAAAAGAAGCCAGAAGCCCCCAAGCTGTCCAAGAAGAAGCTGCGCCGAATGAACCGCTTCACTGTGGCTGAACTCAAGCAG CTTGTGGCTCGGCCTGACGTCGTGGAGATGCATGATGTGACTGCGCAGGACCCCAAGCTCTTGGTGCACCTCAAGGCCACTCGGAATTCTGTGCCTGTGCCGCGCCACTGGTGTTTTAAGCGCAAGTACCTGCAGGGCAAACGAGGCATTGAGAAGCCCCCCTTTGAGCTGCCAGACTTCATCAAACGCACAGGCATCCAGGAGATGCGGGAGGCCCTGCAGGAGAAG GAAGAACAGAAAACTATGAAGTCAAAAATGCGAGAGAAGGTTCGACCCAAGATGGGGAAGATTGACATTGATTATCAGAAACTGCATGACGCCTTCTTCAAGTGGCAGACCAAGCCAAAGCTGACCATCCACGGGGACCTGTACTACGAG GGGAAGGAGTTTGAGACACGACTGAAGGAGAAGAAGCCGGGAGATCTGTCTGATGAGTTGAGGATTTCCTTGGGGATGCCAGTAGGACCA AATGCCCACAAAGTCCCCCCGCCGTGGCTGATTGCCATGCAGCGATATGGACCACCTCCGTCGTACCCCAACCTGAAAATCCCGGGGCTCAACTCACCTATCCCCGAG AGCTGTTCCTTTGGGTACCATGCTGGTGGCTGGGGCAAACCGCCAGTAGATGAGACCGGGAAACCCCTCTATGGGGATGTGTTTGGAACCAATGCTGCTGAATTTCAG AccaagactgaggaagaagagattgATAGGACCCCTTGGGGGGAGCTAGAGCCATCTGATGAAGAGTCttcagaagaggaggaagaggaggaaagtgatGAAGACAAGCCAGACGAGACAGGATTCATTACCCCTGCAGACAG TGGCCTCATCACTCCCGGAGGCTTCTCTTCAGTGCCAGCTGGAATGGAGACCCCTGAACTCATTGAGCTGAGGAAGAAGAAGATTGAGGAGGCGATGGACGG AAGTGAGACGCCTCAGCTGTTCACTGTGTTGCCAGAGAAGAGAACGGCCACTGTTGCGGGGGCCATGATGGGATCAACCCACATCTACGACATGTCCACG GTTATGAGCCGGAAGGGCCCAGCCCCCGAGCTGCAAGGTGTGGAAGTGGCCCTGGCACCTGAAGAGTTGGAGCTGGATCCCATGGCCATGACCCAGAAGTATGAGGAGCACGTGCGGGAGCAACAGGCACAAGTGGAGAAAGAAGACTTCAGTGACATGGTGGCTGAACACGCTGCCAAGCAGAAG CAGAAGAAACGGAAAGCTCAGCCCCAGGACAGCCGTGGGGGCAGCAAGAAATATAAGGAGTTCAAATTTTAG
- the SF3B2 gene encoding splicing factor 3B subunit 2 isoform X5, whose translation MAAEHPEPPKGELQLPPPPPPGHYGAWAAQELQAKLAEIGAPIQGSREELVERLQTYTRQTGIVLNRPVLRGEDGDKAAPPPMSAQLSGIPMPPPPMGLPPLQPPPPPPPPPPGLGLGFPMAVGPRPPNLGPPPPLRVGEPVALSEEERLKLAQQQAALLMQQEERAKQGDHSLKEHELLEQQKRAAVLLEQERQQEIAKMGTPVPRPPQDMGQIGVRTPLGPRVAAPVGPTPTVLPMGAPVPRPRGPPPPPGDENREMDDPSVGPKIPQALEKILQLKESRQEEMNSQQEEEEMETDTRSSLGQSASETEEDTVSVSKKEKNRKRRNRKKKKKPQRVRGASSESSGDREKESAHSRGSDSPAADVEIEYVTEEPEIYEPNFIFFKRIFEAFKLTDDVKKEKEKEPEKLDKLENSAVPKKKGFEEEHKDSDDNSSDEDQEKKPEAPKLSKKKLRRMNRFTVAELKQLVARPDVVEMHDVTAQDPKLLVHLKATRNSVPVPRHWCFKRKYLQGKRGIEKPPFELPDFIKRTGIQEMREALQEKEEQKTMKSKMREKVRPKMGKIDIDYQKLHDAFFKWQTKPKLTIHGDLYYEGKEFETRLKEKKPGDLSDELRISLGMPVGPNAHKVPPPWLIAMQRYGPPPSYPNLKIPGLNSPIPESCSFGYHAGGWGKPPVDETGKPLYGDVFGTNAAEFQTKTEEEEIDRTPWGELEPSDEESSEEEEEEESDEDKPDETGFITPADSGLITPGGFSSVPAGMETPELIELRKKKIEEAMDGSETPQLFTVLPEKRTATVAGAMMGSTHIYDMSTVMSRKGPAPELQGVEVALAPEELELDPMAMTQKYEEHVREQQAQVEKEDFSDMVAEHAAKQKQKKRKAQPQDSRGGSKKYKEFKF comes from the exons ATGGCGGCCGAGCATCCCGAGCCTCCCAAAGGAGAGCTGCAGCTGCCACCGCCGCCACCTCCTGGACACTATGGTGCCTGGGCTGCCCAGGAGCTTCAGGCTAAATTGGCAGAGATCGGAGCTCCAATCCAAG GGAGTCGCGAGGAGCTGGTGGAGCGGCTGCAGACCTACACCCGCCAG ACTGGCATCGTCCTGAATCGGCCCGTTCTAAGAGGTGAAGATGGGGACAAAGCTGCTCCCCCTCCCATGTCAGCACAG CTCTCTGGGATTCCCATGCCACCACCACCCATGGGACTCCCCCCTCTGcaacctcctcctccacccccaccacccccaccaggcCTTGGCCTTGGCTTTCCTATGGCAGTTGGACCCCGCCCACCAAACCTGGGGCCCCCTCCTCCACTGCGGGTGGGCGAGCCTGTGGCGCTGTCAGAGGAAGAGAGGCTGAAGCTGGCGCAGCAGCAGGCAGCATTGCTGATGCAGCAAGAGGAGCGTGCCAAGCAG GGAGATCATTCACTGAAGGAACACGAGCTTTTGGAGCAGCAGAAGCGG GCAGCTGTGTTACTGGAGCAGGAGCGGCAGCAGGAGATTGCCAAGATGGGCACCCCAGTCCCTCGGCCCCCACAAGACATGGGCCAAATTGGTGTTCGCACTCCTCTAGGTCCTCGAG tAGCTGCTCCAGTGGGTCCCACTCCCACTGTTTTGCCTATGGGGGCCCCTGTTCCTCGGCCTCGTGgtccccccccacctcctggagATGAGAACAGAGAG ATGGATGACCCCTCTGTGGGCCCCAAGATCCCCCAGGCTTTGGAAAAGATCCTGCAGCTAAAGGAGAGCCGCCAGGAAGAGATGAACTCTCAACAGG aggaagaagaaatggaaacagacaCTCGCTCATCCCTGGGCCAGTCAGCGTCGGAGACTGAGGAGGACACGGTGTCTGTGTCCAAGAAAGAG AAAAACCGGAAGCGTCGGAACcgcaagaagaagaaaaagccccAGCGGGTGCGGGGGGCCTCATCTGAGAGCTCGGGGGACCGAGAGAAAGAGTCAGCCCATTCCCGTGGCTCTGACTCCCCGGCGGCCGATGTTGAAATTGAGTACGTGACCGAAGAGCCTGAAATTTATGAGCCCAACTTCATCTTCTTCAAGAGGATTTTTGAGGCTTTCAAG CTCACTGATGAcgtgaagaaggagaaagagaaggagccaGAGAAACTTGACAAACTGGAGAACTCTGCAGTCCCCAAGAAGAAGGGCTTTGAGGAGGAGCACAAGGACAGTGACGATAATAGCAGTGATGAGGATCAG GAAAAGAAGCCAGAAGCCCCCAAGCTGTCCAAGAAGAAGCTGCGCCGAATGAACCGCTTCACTGTGGCTGAACTCAAGCAG CTTGTGGCTCGGCCTGACGTCGTGGAGATGCATGATGTGACTGCGCAGGACCCCAAGCTCTTGGTGCACCTCAAGGCCACTCGGAATTCTGTGCCTGTGCCGCGCCACTGGTGTTTTAAGCGCAAGTACCTGCAGGGCAAACGAGGCATTGAGAAGCCCCCCTTTGAGCTGCCAGACTTCATCAAACGCACAGGCATCCAGGAGATGCGGGAGGCCCTGCAGGAGAAG GAAGAACAGAAAACTATGAAGTCAAAAATGCGAGAGAAGGTTCGACCCAAGATGGGGAAGATTGACATTGATTATCAGAAACTGCATGACGCCTTCTTCAAGTGGCAGACCAAGCCAAAGCTGACCATCCACGGGGACCTGTACTACGAG GGGAAGGAGTTTGAGACACGACTGAAGGAGAAGAAGCCGGGAGATCTGTCTGATGAGTTGAGGATTTCCTTGGGGATGCCAGTAGGACCA AATGCCCACAAAGTCCCCCCGCCGTGGCTGATTGCCATGCAGCGATATGGACCACCTCCGTCGTACCCCAACCTGAAAATCCCGGGGCTCAACTCACCTATCCCCGAG AGCTGTTCCTTTGGGTACCATGCTGGTGGCTGGGGCAAACCGCCAGTAGATGAGACCGGGAAACCCCTCTATGGGGATGTGTTTGGAACCAATGCTGCTGAATTTCAG AccaagactgaggaagaagagattgATAGGACCCCTTGGGGGGAGCTAGAGCCATCTGATGAAGAGTCttcagaagaggaggaagaggaggaaagtgatGAAGACAAGCCAGACGAGACAGGATTCATTACCCCTGCAGACAG TGGCCTCATCACTCCCGGAGGCTTCTCTTCAGTGCCAGCTGGAATGGAGACCCCTGAACTCATTGAGCTGAGGAAGAAGAAGATTGAGGAGGCGATGGACGG AAGTGAGACGCCTCAGCTGTTCACTGTGTTGCCAGAGAAGAGAACGGCCACTGTTGCGGGGGCCATGATGGGATCAACCCACATCTACGACATGTCCACG GTTATGAGCCGGAAGGGCCCAGCCCCCGAGCTGCAAGGTGTGGAAGTGGCCCTGGCACCTGAAGAGTTGGAGCTGGATCCCATGGCCATGACCCAGAAGTATGAGGAGCACGTGCGGGAGCAACAGGCACAAGTGGAGAAAGAAGACTTCAGTGACATGGTGGCTGAACACGCTGCCAAGCAGAAG CAGAAGAAACGGAAAGCTCAGCCCCAGGACAGCCGTGGGGGCAGCAAGAAATATAAGGAGTTCAAATTTTAG